One Drosophila santomea strain STO CAGO 1482 chromosome X, Prin_Dsan_1.1, whole genome shotgun sequence DNA segment encodes these proteins:
- the LOC120455040 gene encoding regulatory-associated protein of mTOR isoform X2 codes for MASAVRAKSATAAVGVAVDESSGSSNGSIADQEVSSSKETVLRFFIRTRYEKYIFARWDDPILLVMEQLEQIERCRSATLENQVAIGRERSQEDSPNDLREVVSNIRQDHSLHPIVKHIEQISDIQASNGQEHASLGCLRELIKIIRKEWPRDDSIQVRMKQIQSIQAQPPTESICFGERLRDDKCPLSLQTKRHKERIQAMMYERVTWRIRERMKTASVALVLCLNIGVDPPDVVKIQPCSRLECWIDPSSVSPPKAMELIGSNLQMQYERWQPRARYKKCNDPTVDDVKKLCTSLRRNAKGERILFHYNGHGVPKPTANGEIWVFNKTFTQYIPLSIFELITWMSVPSIYVYDCSNAGIIINSFQPYADQHEEELKKAQAAAQQRGGVQQLVGGSGGGVNVAANQVQLPNQMVSYQNCIHLAACAANEILPMNAQLPADLFTSCLTTPINIALKWYAMQEKLGMVPRIQSELIDKIPGKVNDRRTMMGELNWIFTAITDTIAWNTLPLTLFQRLFRQDLLVASLFRNFLLAERILRSHDCTPVSLPALPPCYRHPMWKAWDLVVDLALQQLPEILDHNAPYRQLPFFEHQLTAFQVWLDSESESRTPPEQLPIVLQVLLSQVHRLRALELLARFLDLGPWAVNLALGVGIFPYVLKLLQSSTRELRPVLVFIWAKILAVDPSCQVDLVKEYKYFLSVLQDTSVSKEHRTLSAFVLSSIVHNFLLGQTSALQGPLLSICLEQLNDGSWLLRQWLAICLGMLWQNFEKARWSGARDLAHEKLYVLLRDKIPEVRAAAVFALGTFISSVTDRSEEQANNIDRIIAITMLETVGEDMSPLVRMELAAALQWMVVLFESQFVAVYLTEHMRGHVSAASFVMCPDPRELTSSTHSLERHVTIRRGASSSSISNMGGASTGSGTGSSSNPLGRSKSGSASSGGRGAAGAAGGTNSIPFQSIFTKLWLGICNLAQDPFPRVAAIAQEIVDHVRDTALCPIMAAKEATMSNASEKCSSLSVSLPPSPNTRVNYLGGGGAPGGAGATAESPPVGAAASGASHWAQKLRLSGSGACVAAGDPQTILQRKLRTSSINDETDSGPAYSRGVTGAGAGLGLPSGPRESTHSARSSGSESNHYLEPGHSLTPIVLTEFIPWAISYFTRPGKERYSSAEGAAEEGRQRYPVDRNSAELRRRRLRFLRNDFVRRHAGRKHQELIDPYGFDVCVWNRKTQFTPSIVKLLPYEPQIAVAYREKVLVYDFQYNSVRTYGSEALGGNSTGSSSGYGSGSGSSSSLNGSTPRKSGAHPSGGGGGFSAAPFARVSSIEFINAQDMALNLVAHEDGVVRVWQSSPPASSATTEDTPSKARLVTAWTALGQVNQHNHRQRSVASGGSIGKGADASGLSSGAIGSGGIVTAWQQCSQHLVIGGGGCRFIRIWDVERELKLADIPLGRSETCARVLSPYLPNMRSDVILAGCDDGSVRLFDKRCSPQDARISVYRRHSAPILHASLRANVPVLVSGCTEGRISVADMRASQSPIGLNDVVYEWDAGGDVTAITSHQLADTVACGNASKIVIYSLDGRQQKVLRTNEGFIGPKIGHPTWLYFHPYKVQLAVGFVDNMVAIYSPTPVL; via the exons ATGGCAAGTGCCGTTCGCGCTAAGTCCGCCACTGCCGCGGTCGGCGTCGCAGTCGACGaaagcagcggcagcagcaacggcagcatcGCGGATCAGGAGGTGTCCTCCAGTAAGGAGACCGTCCTGCGCTTCTTTATTCGCACGAGATacgaaaaatatatattcgcCCGTTGGGACGATCCCATACTCTTGGTAATGGAGCAACTGGAGCAGATCGAGCGTTGTCGATCTGCCACCTTGGAGAACCAGGTGGCCATCGGCCGGGAACGATCCCAGGAAGACTCACCGAACGACCTGCGTGAGGTGGTTAGCAACATAAGGCAGGACCACTCACTACACCCAATCGTGAAGCACATCGAGCAAATATCCGACATCCAGGCCTCCAACGGTCAGGAGCACGCCTCCCTCGGTTGCTTGAGGGAGCTGATCAAGATTATCAGAAAGGAATGGCCCCGGGACGACTCAATCCAAGTGCGGATGAAGCAAATACAAAGCATACAGGCCCAGCCGCCCACGGAGAGCATATGCTTTGGGGAGCGTCTCCGCGACGACAAGTGCCCGCTCTCCCTGCAGACCAAGCGGCACAAGGAGCGCATTCAGGCCATGATGTACGAACGAGTGACGTGGCGTATCCGCGAACGCATGAAGACGGCAAGCGTGGCCCTGGTTCTGTGCCTCAACATCGGCGTGGACCCGCCGGACGTGGTAAAGATCCAACCCTGCTCACGGCTAGAGTGCTGGATAGATCCCAGCTCGGTGTCCCCGCCCAAGGCCATGGAACTCATTGGGAGCAACCTGCAAATGCAGTACGAACGCTGGCAGCCAAGAGCCAGATATAAGAAGTGCAACGATCCCACCGTGGATGACGTTAAGAAGCTCTGCACCTCCCTACGCCGGAACGCCAAGGGGGAGCGCATACTCTTCCATTACAACGGACACGGTGTGCCCAAGCCCACAGCCAACGGAGAGATCTGGGTGTTTAACAAGACCTTCACGCAATACATCCCCCTGAGCATATTCGAGCTTATCACGTGGATGTCAGTGCCCTCAATCTACGTCTATGACTGCTCCAATGCAGGCATCATCATCAATTCGTTTCAGCCATACGCTGACCAGCATGAGGAAGAACTGAAAAAGGCGCAGGCCGCCGCCCAGCAGAGGGGCGGAGTCCAGCAGCTGGTGGGCGGCTCAGGTGGTGGCGTCAATGTAGCCGCCAACCAGGTGCAGTTGCCCAACCAGATGGTCAGTTACCAGAACTGTATACACCTGGCCGCCTGTGCTGCCAATGAGATTCTGCCCATGAATGCGCAGTTGCCGGCGGATCTGTTTACCAGCTGTCTGACAACACCCATCAACATAGCGCTCAAGTGGTATGCCATGCAGGAAAAACTGGGCATGGTGCCGCGTATCCAGAGTGAACTGATCGATAAGATTCCAG GCAAAGTCAACGACCGGCGCACCATGATGGGTGAGCTCAACTGGATCTTCACCGCCATTACGGACACGATAGCGTGGAACACACTTCCCCTCACGCTATTTCAGCGCCTGTTCCGCCAGGATCTACTGGTGGCTAGCCTGTTCCGCAACTTCCTGTTGGCCGAGCGCATTCTGCGCAGCCACGACTGCACTCCAGTTTCCCTGCCCGCCCTGCCGCCTTGCTATCGCCATCCAATGTGGAAGGCCTGGGATCTAGTGGTAGATCTGGCTCTACAGCAGTTGCCCGAAATTCTCGATCACAATGCGCCGTACCGCCAGCTGCCGTTTTTCGAGCACCAACTCACAGCCTTCCAGGTGTGGCTGGACAGCGAATCGGAATCGAGAACGCCACCGGAACAGCTGCCCATTGTGCTGCAGGTCCTACTGTCGCAAGTGCACCGCCTGAGAGCCCTAGAGCTGCTGGCCCGATTTTTGGATCTCGGTCCGTGGGCCGTTAATCTCGCCCTGGGCGTGGGCATCTTTCCATATGTGCTCAAGCTGCTGCAGAGTTCTACGCGCGAACTGCGGCCCGTTTTGGTGTTCATTTGGGCCAAGATCCTGGCCGTGGATCCCAGCTGCCAGGTGGATCTGGTCAAGGAGTACAAGTACTTCCTCTCTGTGCTGCAGGACACATCCGTTTCCAAGGAGCATCGCACACTCTCCGCCTTTGTACTGTCCTCCATAGTGCACAACTTCCTGCTGGGACAGACTAGTGCCCTTCAGGGTCCCCTACTGTCCATTTGCCTGGAGCAGCTAAACGACGGAAGCTGGTTGTTGCGCCAGTGGCTTGCCATTTGCCTGGGCATGTTGTGGCAGAACTTTGAAAAGGCTCGTTGGTCGGGAGCACGCGACCTGGCGCACGAGAAGCTTTACGTTCTGCTGCGGGACAAGATTCCGGAAGTAAGAGCTGCTGCCGTCTTCGCCTTGGGCACATTTATCAGCTCCGTGACGGACCGCAGCGAGGAGCAGGCGAATAACATTGATCGCATCATTGCCATTACCATGCTCGAGACCGTTGGCGAGGATATGTCGCCGCTAGTCCGCATGGAGTTGGCCGCCGCTCTGCAATGGATGGTGGTACTCTTTGAGTCACAGTTCGTGGCCGTATATCTAACTGAGCATATGCGCGGTCACGTCTCCGCCGCCTCGTTCGTGATGTGTCCCGATCCCCGGGAGCTGACATCTTCCACGCACAGCCTGGAGCGTCATGTGACCATCCGCAGGGGagccagctccagctccataTCTAACATGGGTGGTGCGTCAACTGGCTCGGGCACAGGATCATCCAGCAACCCATTGGGTCGCTCGAAGAGTGGCTCTGCCAGTTCGGGCGGAAGAGGAGCTGCCGGAGCTGCGGGCGGTACAAACAGCATACCCTTCCAGTCAATTTTCACCAAACTGTGGCTGGGCATCTGTAATCTGGCCCAGGATCCGTTTCCCCGTGTGGCGGCCATTGCCCAGGAGATTGTTGACCATGTGAGGGATACGGCACTGTGTCCCATTATGGCAGCCAAGGAAGCCACCATGTCCAATGCCTCCGAGAAGTGCAGTAGCCTAAGTGTAAGCCTCCCGCCCAGTCCAAATACGAGGGTTAATTACTTGGGCGGTGGCGGTGCACCTGGAGGAGCTGGGGCGACTGCAGAATCACCGCCCGTCGGAGCAGCTGCCTCGGGCGCCAGTCACTGGGCCCAAAAGCTAAGGCTATCGGGCAGTGGAGCCTGCGTGGCTGCCGGAGATCCTCAAACCATTCTGCAGCGCAAACTGCGCACCAGCTCCATCAACGATGAGACTGACAGCGGACCAGCGTACTCCCGCGGAGTGACGGGCGCCGGAGCTGGTCTGGGACTGCCCAGCGGACCGAGGGAGAGCACCCATTCGGCGCGAAGCAGCGGCAGCGAGAGCAATCACTACTTGGAGCCGGGACACAGCCTCACGCCCATTGTGCTGACCGAGTTCATACCCTGGGCCATTTCCTATTTCACACGGCCGGGAAAGGAGCGCTACAGCAGCGCCGAGGGAGCTGCAGAGGAGGGACGCCAGCGTTACCCAGTGGACCGAAACTCAGCGGAGCTGCGGCGCAGGAGGTTGCGCTTCCTGAGAAACGATTTTGTGCGCCGACATGCCGGCCGCAAGCACCAGGAGCTGATCGATCCCTACGGCTTCGATGTGTGCGTGTGGAACCGGAAGACACAGTTCACGCCTTCCATTGTCAAACTGCTGCCTTACGAACCGCAGATTGCGGTGGCCTACAGGGAGAAGGTTCTGGTCTACGACTTCCAGTACAATTCGGTACGCACATACGGCTCCGAAGCTCTGGGCGGCAACTCCACTGGCTCTAGTTCCGGTTACGGATCAGGTTCCGGATCATCTTCATCGCTCAATGGCAGCACACCGCGAAAGTCGGGCGCACACCCAAGTGGGGGAGGTGGTGGATTTTCGGCCGCCCCCTTTGCCCGCGTTAGCAGCATCGAGTTCATTAATGCACAGGATATGGCACTCAACCTGGTGGCCCACGAAGACGGTGTGGTGCGCGTCTGGCAATCCTCGCCGCCGGCCAGCTCCGCTACCACCGAGGATACCCCGAGCAAGGCCCGATTGGTGACTGCTTGGACAGCACTGGGTCAGGTTAACCAACACAATCACCGTCAGCGCAGCGTGGCTTCCGGCGGCAGCATTGGCAAGGGTGCGGACGCATCGGGACTGTCGAGCGGAGCAATTGGCTCGGGAGGGATTGTGACCGCATGGCAGCAGTGCAGCCAGCACCTTGTGATAGGCGGCGGTGGTTGCCGATTTATCCGCATTTGGGACGTAGAACGGGAACTGAAACTGGCAGATATTCCATTGGGCCGCAGCGAAACCTGCGCCCGGGTGCTATCACCTTACCTGCCCAATATGCGTTCCGATGTGATACTCGCCGGCTGCGACGACGGCAGTGTGCGACTGTTTGACAAGCGATGTTCGCCGCAGGACGCCCGGATCTCCGTTTATCGACGCCACAGTGCCCCCATTCTCCATGCCAGCCTGCGGGCAAACGTACCGGTGCTGGTCTCCGGCTGCACCGAAGGTCGGATCAGTGTGGCCGACATGCGGGCGAGCCAGTCCCCCATTGGCCTCAACGATGTAGTGTACGAGTGGGACGCCGGTGGCGATGTGACGGCCATAACCAGCCACCAGTTGGCGGACACGGTGGCCTGTGGCAATGCCTCGAAAATTGTGATCTACTCGCTGGACGGACGGCAGCAGAAGGTGTTGCGGACGAACGAGGGTTTCATTGGGCCCAAGATCGGTCACCCCACGTGGCTGTATTTTCACCCATACAAAGTGCAGCTGGCGGTGGGCTTCGTGGACAATATGGTGGCCATATACAGCCCCACCCCAG TTCTATAA
- the LOC120455040 gene encoding regulatory-associated protein of mTOR isoform X1, with protein MASAVRAKSATAAVGVAVDESSGSSNGSIADQEVSSSKETVLRFFIRTRYEKYIFARWDDPILLVMEQLEQIERCRSATLENQVAIGRERSQEDSPNDLREVVSNIRQDHSLHPIVKHIEQISDIQASNGQEHASLGCLRELIKIIRKEWPRDDSIQVRMKQIQSIQAQPPTESICFGERLRDDKCPLSLQTKRHKERIQAMMYERVTWRIRERMKTASVALVLCLNIGVDPPDVVKIQPCSRLECWIDPSSVSPPKAMELIGSNLQMQYERWQPRARYKKCNDPTVDDVKKLCTSLRRNAKGERILFHYNGHGVPKPTANGEIWVFNKTFTQYIPLSIFELITWMSVPSIYVYDCSNAGIIINSFQPYADQHEEELKKAQAAAQQRGGVQQLVGGSGGGVNVAANQVQLPNQMVSYQNCIHLAACAANEILPMNAQLPADLFTSCLTTPINIALKWYAMQEKLGMVPRIQSELIDKIPGKVNDRRTMMGELNWIFTAITDTIAWNTLPLTLFQRLFRQDLLVASLFRNFLLAERILRSHDCTPVSLPALPPCYRHPMWKAWDLVVDLALQQLPEILDHNAPYRQLPFFEHQLTAFQVWLDSESESRTPPEQLPIVLQVLLSQVHRLRALELLARFLDLGPWAVNLALGVGIFPYVLKLLQSSTRELRPVLVFIWAKILAVDPSCQVDLVKEYKYFLSVLQDTSVSKEHRTLSAFVLSSIVHNFLLGQTSALQGPLLSICLEQLNDGSWLLRQWLAICLGMLWQNFEKARWSGARDLAHEKLYVLLRDKIPEVRAAAVFALGTFISSVTDRSEEQANNIDRIIAITMLETVGEDMSPLVRMELAAALQWMVVLFESQFVAVYLTEHMRGHVSAASFVMCPDPRELTSSTHSLERHVTIRRGASSSSISNMGGASTGSGTGSSSNPLGRSKSGSASSGGRGAAGAAGGTNSIPFQSIFTKLWLGICNLAQDPFPRVAAIAQEIVDHVRDTALCPIMAAKEATMSNASEKCSSLSVSLPPSPNTRVNYLGGGGAPGGAGATAESPPVGAAASGASHWAQKLRLSGSGACVAAGDPQTILQRKLRTSSINDETDSGPAYSRGVTGAGAGLGLPSGPRESTHSARSSGSESNHYLEPGHSLTPIVLTEFIPWAISYFTRPGKERYSSAEGAAEEGRQRYPVDRNSAELRRRRLRFLRNDFVRRHAGRKHQELIDPYGFDVCVWNRKTQFTPSIVKLLPYEPQIAVAYREKVLVYDFQYNSVRTYGSEALGGNSTGSSSGYGSGSGSSSSLNGSTPRKSGAHPSGGGGGFSAAPFARVSSIEFINAQDMALNLVAHEDGVVRVWQSSPPASSATTEDTPSKARLVTAWTALGQVNQHNHRQRSVASGGSIGKGADASGLSSGAIGSGGIVTAWQQCSQHLVIGGGGCRFIRIWDVERELKLADIPLGRSETCARVLSPYLPNMRSDVILAGCDDGSVRLFDKRCSPQDARISVYRRHSAPILHASLRANVPVLVSGCTEGRISVADMRASQSPIGLNDVVYEWDAGGDVTAITSHQLADTVACGNASKIVIYSLDGRQQKVLRTNEGFIGPKIGHPTWLYFHPYKVQLAVGFVDNMVAIYSPTPGRKRCKKLDDWSFFNKKIARHSRISRI; from the exons ATGGCAAGTGCCGTTCGCGCTAAGTCCGCCACTGCCGCGGTCGGCGTCGCAGTCGACGaaagcagcggcagcagcaacggcagcatcGCGGATCAGGAGGTGTCCTCCAGTAAGGAGACCGTCCTGCGCTTCTTTATTCGCACGAGATacgaaaaatatatattcgcCCGTTGGGACGATCCCATACTCTTGGTAATGGAGCAACTGGAGCAGATCGAGCGTTGTCGATCTGCCACCTTGGAGAACCAGGTGGCCATCGGCCGGGAACGATCCCAGGAAGACTCACCGAACGACCTGCGTGAGGTGGTTAGCAACATAAGGCAGGACCACTCACTACACCCAATCGTGAAGCACATCGAGCAAATATCCGACATCCAGGCCTCCAACGGTCAGGAGCACGCCTCCCTCGGTTGCTTGAGGGAGCTGATCAAGATTATCAGAAAGGAATGGCCCCGGGACGACTCAATCCAAGTGCGGATGAAGCAAATACAAAGCATACAGGCCCAGCCGCCCACGGAGAGCATATGCTTTGGGGAGCGTCTCCGCGACGACAAGTGCCCGCTCTCCCTGCAGACCAAGCGGCACAAGGAGCGCATTCAGGCCATGATGTACGAACGAGTGACGTGGCGTATCCGCGAACGCATGAAGACGGCAAGCGTGGCCCTGGTTCTGTGCCTCAACATCGGCGTGGACCCGCCGGACGTGGTAAAGATCCAACCCTGCTCACGGCTAGAGTGCTGGATAGATCCCAGCTCGGTGTCCCCGCCCAAGGCCATGGAACTCATTGGGAGCAACCTGCAAATGCAGTACGAACGCTGGCAGCCAAGAGCCAGATATAAGAAGTGCAACGATCCCACCGTGGATGACGTTAAGAAGCTCTGCACCTCCCTACGCCGGAACGCCAAGGGGGAGCGCATACTCTTCCATTACAACGGACACGGTGTGCCCAAGCCCACAGCCAACGGAGAGATCTGGGTGTTTAACAAGACCTTCACGCAATACATCCCCCTGAGCATATTCGAGCTTATCACGTGGATGTCAGTGCCCTCAATCTACGTCTATGACTGCTCCAATGCAGGCATCATCATCAATTCGTTTCAGCCATACGCTGACCAGCATGAGGAAGAACTGAAAAAGGCGCAGGCCGCCGCCCAGCAGAGGGGCGGAGTCCAGCAGCTGGTGGGCGGCTCAGGTGGTGGCGTCAATGTAGCCGCCAACCAGGTGCAGTTGCCCAACCAGATGGTCAGTTACCAGAACTGTATACACCTGGCCGCCTGTGCTGCCAATGAGATTCTGCCCATGAATGCGCAGTTGCCGGCGGATCTGTTTACCAGCTGTCTGACAACACCCATCAACATAGCGCTCAAGTGGTATGCCATGCAGGAAAAACTGGGCATGGTGCCGCGTATCCAGAGTGAACTGATCGATAAGATTCCAG GCAAAGTCAACGACCGGCGCACCATGATGGGTGAGCTCAACTGGATCTTCACCGCCATTACGGACACGATAGCGTGGAACACACTTCCCCTCACGCTATTTCAGCGCCTGTTCCGCCAGGATCTACTGGTGGCTAGCCTGTTCCGCAACTTCCTGTTGGCCGAGCGCATTCTGCGCAGCCACGACTGCACTCCAGTTTCCCTGCCCGCCCTGCCGCCTTGCTATCGCCATCCAATGTGGAAGGCCTGGGATCTAGTGGTAGATCTGGCTCTACAGCAGTTGCCCGAAATTCTCGATCACAATGCGCCGTACCGCCAGCTGCCGTTTTTCGAGCACCAACTCACAGCCTTCCAGGTGTGGCTGGACAGCGAATCGGAATCGAGAACGCCACCGGAACAGCTGCCCATTGTGCTGCAGGTCCTACTGTCGCAAGTGCACCGCCTGAGAGCCCTAGAGCTGCTGGCCCGATTTTTGGATCTCGGTCCGTGGGCCGTTAATCTCGCCCTGGGCGTGGGCATCTTTCCATATGTGCTCAAGCTGCTGCAGAGTTCTACGCGCGAACTGCGGCCCGTTTTGGTGTTCATTTGGGCCAAGATCCTGGCCGTGGATCCCAGCTGCCAGGTGGATCTGGTCAAGGAGTACAAGTACTTCCTCTCTGTGCTGCAGGACACATCCGTTTCCAAGGAGCATCGCACACTCTCCGCCTTTGTACTGTCCTCCATAGTGCACAACTTCCTGCTGGGACAGACTAGTGCCCTTCAGGGTCCCCTACTGTCCATTTGCCTGGAGCAGCTAAACGACGGAAGCTGGTTGTTGCGCCAGTGGCTTGCCATTTGCCTGGGCATGTTGTGGCAGAACTTTGAAAAGGCTCGTTGGTCGGGAGCACGCGACCTGGCGCACGAGAAGCTTTACGTTCTGCTGCGGGACAAGATTCCGGAAGTAAGAGCTGCTGCCGTCTTCGCCTTGGGCACATTTATCAGCTCCGTGACGGACCGCAGCGAGGAGCAGGCGAATAACATTGATCGCATCATTGCCATTACCATGCTCGAGACCGTTGGCGAGGATATGTCGCCGCTAGTCCGCATGGAGTTGGCCGCCGCTCTGCAATGGATGGTGGTACTCTTTGAGTCACAGTTCGTGGCCGTATATCTAACTGAGCATATGCGCGGTCACGTCTCCGCCGCCTCGTTCGTGATGTGTCCCGATCCCCGGGAGCTGACATCTTCCACGCACAGCCTGGAGCGTCATGTGACCATCCGCAGGGGagccagctccagctccataTCTAACATGGGTGGTGCGTCAACTGGCTCGGGCACAGGATCATCCAGCAACCCATTGGGTCGCTCGAAGAGTGGCTCTGCCAGTTCGGGCGGAAGAGGAGCTGCCGGAGCTGCGGGCGGTACAAACAGCATACCCTTCCAGTCAATTTTCACCAAACTGTGGCTGGGCATCTGTAATCTGGCCCAGGATCCGTTTCCCCGTGTGGCGGCCATTGCCCAGGAGATTGTTGACCATGTGAGGGATACGGCACTGTGTCCCATTATGGCAGCCAAGGAAGCCACCATGTCCAATGCCTCCGAGAAGTGCAGTAGCCTAAGTGTAAGCCTCCCGCCCAGTCCAAATACGAGGGTTAATTACTTGGGCGGTGGCGGTGCACCTGGAGGAGCTGGGGCGACTGCAGAATCACCGCCCGTCGGAGCAGCTGCCTCGGGCGCCAGTCACTGGGCCCAAAAGCTAAGGCTATCGGGCAGTGGAGCCTGCGTGGCTGCCGGAGATCCTCAAACCATTCTGCAGCGCAAACTGCGCACCAGCTCCATCAACGATGAGACTGACAGCGGACCAGCGTACTCCCGCGGAGTGACGGGCGCCGGAGCTGGTCTGGGACTGCCCAGCGGACCGAGGGAGAGCACCCATTCGGCGCGAAGCAGCGGCAGCGAGAGCAATCACTACTTGGAGCCGGGACACAGCCTCACGCCCATTGTGCTGACCGAGTTCATACCCTGGGCCATTTCCTATTTCACACGGCCGGGAAAGGAGCGCTACAGCAGCGCCGAGGGAGCTGCAGAGGAGGGACGCCAGCGTTACCCAGTGGACCGAAACTCAGCGGAGCTGCGGCGCAGGAGGTTGCGCTTCCTGAGAAACGATTTTGTGCGCCGACATGCCGGCCGCAAGCACCAGGAGCTGATCGATCCCTACGGCTTCGATGTGTGCGTGTGGAACCGGAAGACACAGTTCACGCCTTCCATTGTCAAACTGCTGCCTTACGAACCGCAGATTGCGGTGGCCTACAGGGAGAAGGTTCTGGTCTACGACTTCCAGTACAATTCGGTACGCACATACGGCTCCGAAGCTCTGGGCGGCAACTCCACTGGCTCTAGTTCCGGTTACGGATCAGGTTCCGGATCATCTTCATCGCTCAATGGCAGCACACCGCGAAAGTCGGGCGCACACCCAAGTGGGGGAGGTGGTGGATTTTCGGCCGCCCCCTTTGCCCGCGTTAGCAGCATCGAGTTCATTAATGCACAGGATATGGCACTCAACCTGGTGGCCCACGAAGACGGTGTGGTGCGCGTCTGGCAATCCTCGCCGCCGGCCAGCTCCGCTACCACCGAGGATACCCCGAGCAAGGCCCGATTGGTGACTGCTTGGACAGCACTGGGTCAGGTTAACCAACACAATCACCGTCAGCGCAGCGTGGCTTCCGGCGGCAGCATTGGCAAGGGTGCGGACGCATCGGGACTGTCGAGCGGAGCAATTGGCTCGGGAGGGATTGTGACCGCATGGCAGCAGTGCAGCCAGCACCTTGTGATAGGCGGCGGTGGTTGCCGATTTATCCGCATTTGGGACGTAGAACGGGAACTGAAACTGGCAGATATTCCATTGGGCCGCAGCGAAACCTGCGCCCGGGTGCTATCACCTTACCTGCCCAATATGCGTTCCGATGTGATACTCGCCGGCTGCGACGACGGCAGTGTGCGACTGTTTGACAAGCGATGTTCGCCGCAGGACGCCCGGATCTCCGTTTATCGACGCCACAGTGCCCCCATTCTCCATGCCAGCCTGCGGGCAAACGTACCGGTGCTGGTCTCCGGCTGCACCGAAGGTCGGATCAGTGTGGCCGACATGCGGGCGAGCCAGTCCCCCATTGGCCTCAACGATGTAGTGTACGAGTGGGACGCCGGTGGCGATGTGACGGCCATAACCAGCCACCAGTTGGCGGACACGGTGGCCTGTGGCAATGCCTCGAAAATTGTGATCTACTCGCTGGACGGACGGCAGCAGAAGGTGTTGCGGACGAACGAGGGTTTCATTGGGCCCAAGATCGGTCACCCCACGTGGCTGTATTTTCACCCATACAAAGTGCAGCTGGCGGTGGGCTTCGTGGACAATATGGTGGCCATATACAGCCCCACCCCAGGTAGAAAACGATGTAAAAAATTAGATGACTGGAGTTTCTTTAATAAGAAAATAGCAAGACATTCAAGAATTTCAAGAATATGA